In Rhopalosiphum padi isolate XX-2018 chromosome 3, ASM2088224v1, whole genome shotgun sequence, the genomic stretch gggtatcattgtatacgaaaaacgattctgaacggagatgatttgtcagtcaatgataattagttggatatattatattattacctatatttaaattgtaataaattgttattttacgcgatttcgtaaaaaattaaatttcatacgctcataaaatgttttctatattgacgctggaatttttttttacaattacttaaaggaaacatatagataaccttgtattggatttttgaaccttaagtataaatcacaaaaattgtatgaattttcaacttaaaaattcctagcaaattttcgcaattttgatatatttcgtaaatatttgaactttacttataaacaaaaattgtgactaacgatttttgatttttttttactacgataagttcaacttataataaaccttgttttaaattttaaagattttttggatagccaaattttttttatcggcattttaagaaaaaaaactttaaaaagtcaaaaatttcaattgtttataagtagattaaaaaattctaaatattttgaaaatttaaacgtaaatatataacgctaatataaacatttcgtgaaaatttcaagtatttacaatgattcgtttttgagttacagcaaaatcaaaaaatcgattttgtcaaaaagtgattatgcgtaaaaattctcgtttttccgtaattttttcagggtttttcccgacacttttaaaaactattggaaattttttacttttgactccccaaagtaccaactagatgaattttccttttcaaagaggggctgaagtcaaaaatcaaagcattattactactccaaaaagtgatgacagacacaaaaataaaaaataaaacacacatcattgtaaaatcaatacattcatcactccgttcagaatctaaaaatgttataaggACCGTGCGCAATCGTATCGTGCCTAACTTAGTCACTACTTTTATGGCAGATgagaagaataatataattgagtTGCATCCCCAAAACGGGACGCAAGTTACCTGTTGAATTTACTACGTGAACATTTTACCTTTTTGGGGGGACACAAGTATGCAGCCATGTTGTCTCCGTTTTACACATGTATGACATAGACAAAACGTTTACGCATTCTGAGTAGAACTCGTTCAATTTtagttctagagtaaatatacctattataaaattaaaaaatgataatcagggctaggatttgtatgcaataaacaattataaagtgaattttatttaccaaaatatgaagaaataaaatttttttattgaaatacatcaaTTATTAGCTGTTCATAAATCACATTCAATAGTGAAAATACGCGTGTTACATGCTACgaccacatatttttttttaattttcgaataTAAATGATCGGCAATTGGATCGTAGACCGtagtattgatttaaattgacTGAAGCTTTTATCACATACCTATTGTACCATaggattgtatttataaaaataaaatttaagtttgacaaaaaaacaaagttttatactttaatcagcagggctaaaattaaatacgaaatatgctatagtatattaattttattcaatatatgcaataatatgcattttatgcAAAAACATGCGAAATAAAAACACCACCATTTATCTCATCATGAGGTGATTTGTGGACATTActgacaaaattaataattagaagtCGCAAAAAAAAATGCTGTTGCATATAAGTCCTAgccctgataataatattttggagaGCAAGACAATaagttttttccattattcttaataaaacgttaattatattattgagaaatagcgaacattttcaaactttaataacctttaacttttcaacatttaattttttttttaaactgaccaaaattgagcgagttctactctGACTGCGTAAACGTGTTTTGTTTATGTCGTACGTgtataagacggagacaacataaTATGCGAATGTATCGTCCTCTTAATGTACGATTTGATGTCCGGTTACGACAACAACATTACCGTCGGAGCTCTTACATTTGGGACATCAATTGAATTCCACTGATAAGAAAATAACCAAATTTGTTGGCCGTTAAGCTGTGCAAAACAAGTTTGTACAAGAAAGCTTAAACAAGTCAGTGTTCGACGTTCGTTCGTTTATGTGATGTGTTTTATGTGTTTGTACTTAGTAGCCAATTTACTCTTACaacagataatataaaatttcataacGCAGTAGGTGACCCATAATCCAGCAGTGTATTGTTGTTATATCTAAAAGTCGTTATTGTTTTGTTCTCATCTAAATAtgtcataatttattagaatattattatgacatatcattttttaaatgtgtaatcgaccgtaatttaaatatgatggtttttaataatgtataaaaactatactcaaatacatttttatgtttactaaatattatttataatttgacacACATTTAAGATTTCTAAAAACTTTTCACAAGTGAAGAACATGCTTGTAATAAGAGTTAAAGAGCCTAATAAACATGGTTTTTAGTCTTTAGACATTCTAATCTTGTGTCATCAAGTACAAAGGACAGTGTAAGATATTACGTTATATTTTTTCGCGCAGGTAAAAAGGTCCACATAATAGGCCATTggggattaaaatatattttattttcagttaaaaacGATATTTGTTTAGCAGTATACATTTTACTGAGTAAAGAATGGTTCAAACTTTTACTAAAtgttgatattatcattttctatacatagtatggttttctaaatattttatatttttttaaataaaaaatatttcctaggttaaaattattaaaaatacacattttatttttttaagtttaaatgtttataaactataagtttatttttagtaaaaaaaaatttgatgttTAGATACTTAATGAATTATAACTATTGTTAACAACTTTTTAACCTGCAAAATTCCAtagttattaggtatttagatTGTTAAGGTGAGTAAAGTTGAGTTAAAAGCCTTAACTTATctcacaatttaataattatttattcgtcGTGTGTGTCACGGGGCCGCTGTACATTTATCGTGTTGTTTACCGGATGATGAGGTATTATTTGAGGTAATTGCAGTTTTAGATGCTTCTTCGATACTCTGAATACTTAAATCCTAATGATCTGCTGGCACATTATAACCAAATAATCTGGTTCAACATTTAACAGGAGTCTgtaaacacattatttatttatttatttcatacggAGTAAACTCcatttacaaaaaacaattcacAGCAGCAAAATGTATGTTACACATcagtatactaaattataattaaaaacagtgttacaatttttaatacataaataataataaacatttcaaaaaatatataaaaataattcaacatattggtgtaataattaataaaacttaacaGCCtagtcttaaataaaatattcaaaattcacAACCATATCGatagaacatataatataatttaaagatattaacaAGTAATTTCAAgtctttaataattcaaaataattcatcagttaatataaatattaaagacaaTGATTATAAGCTTAATACCGAGCTTATATCGtttattgaacaataaaataaatctaaattaatagtatttcccAGTCTTTATTTCTTgagtttttctaatttattttttctagtcATTCATGGCATTgtactttattatgtattaatttatataggaatattatattaaagtaatttcttCGAGTTTTAAGAGTTGAGATATTGAAAAAACGTAATACACCGTCATAAATGAATGAGAAGGTCTCTAGAcactatatttataagaaataaaacgAAGAAGAGTGTTTTGTATTGATTCCAGGTGTTGTATAGGAGTAATGTTAATATGAGACCAAATAAAGAAAGCATATTCCAGATTGTAACTCATCAAAGaattataaacgtttatttaGAGCATGTGCGCTACTAAATTCAGAACAGCTAcgtttaaaaaacttaattttgctATTGCTGCTTTATTTcttgttttatcaatataataattaaaatgtaatttcacGCCAAAATAAATGcctaaatcattaataataaatacacgtttGATAgcagaattaaataaattatattaatcatatagtatcttagtttttttttataagaaaatgaaattatagcacatttattaatatttatttgcatataattttgaatacacCAATTTTGAAAGCAATTTAAATCAGATTGTAACAGCATAGtgtctgatttataatttataattttgaaaatttttcatcAGCAAATAGTAGTGAATTCGAATTTTGTTTTGCCaaagatatataatttataaagaggTAGGTATAAGTAGATGATAGATGATAGTAGGTGATAGCCTTGAGGAACACCTGAAATTACTGAAATTGGATCCGAGTAcaaattgcaatattttataatttgaaatctattttttattataaacacgttaatactaaataatatataaagtttactaattatatgtttttatgagTACCTAgataaaaaattcatttaaaactgGCTGATTCAAAAATGTAGTACTTGATTGgtctgaatatttattaatgtttgttttcGTATGaggttcaattaaaaaatatcttcttTAAGGTTAGGCTTACCatgtttagttaaaaatatagagCAAATAACAGTaactaattagtttttaacaaacaaatatttatgtaatatataattaaatatttaaatgtaagtaatatacttaaacaatGGTAGTGAACTATActgagtattatattttaatttatagattttagttGAATAAACATTGCTAATGTCTGAAAGTCTGGAACTCGCGTCGTATGCTATCTACATGAAAAATGTATCTACCAAAATTGTGTGTTGGCGTTGTATGTTATCTACAATTTTCCACCCCGCAATTTGTAGATTGTTGGTGTCGTCTGTGCATCTagacattaattacattaaagaaCTCTTTTTCATGTCTTcaaaaaactggtcaaaaagaTTCTTTGATGCATTGAGTGAACGTCACCACTCTTCCATCAACTGCCGTTCCAATAAGTTAGTGGCACCACGTGTTTTtatgccatattttattttgaattaactttTTGGCATACTTTAGCAGTGGGTAAGACAccacattgttttaaaaaattggtgCAAGATTCATCATTGTAAATAACATGTctataaaagtcaataaaatgttccattttgatttaacaaaaaataattacataaataatttaataaaataatttaatttgaaaataatttaagcatacacCACTTTTACAAAAGTCATATGTCTACTAGCTATGATATGTGTAaagtgtagactgtagagtgtattattgatgtttataattatacggtTACACCTGCAATATTAGTCTCCGTACAAAGTATTAAGTAGATATCAACCGAAAGGTAGATAACATATAACGCGATCAAAGTTCAGGTAGATAGCATACGACGCGAGTTCCGAAAGTCTTAATAGACTTATCCAACTAATAAAGtaccaatttttataatttgtgtgtaatattgtttgtaccttgttattttaaaaaattttaattctgattataatattataatattaattaaaaaatacatatatctatagctatataaaaaaaaccccttTTACCCCTTTAGAGGTCgtattttgaaaaatccttCCTTAGTCCGCCCCTATATTGCTTAAGGAACTTCTGTACAAAATGTCAAGTCTCTAGACCCAGCAGTTCGATCTAGACGTTAATGAATGAATTACTAAATAgatgaaaaaaaagataaataaatagattattttagaGTCCAGGGGTGGCCAAAATTTttgataaagttattttaagaaATGAGAATATGTTTTTCCTTCAAAAATACATGCAACTATTGGATAGGGTCGTCGGGtcgattagtattttttattaaactaatacataaataatagtagattttaaataataacgccGCTGCCGTTTGATGTATTTGAGTATTTCACTTTCATTACAGCTTGCGACTATTAAACACGTATTTATTCGAATACACTTTGAAAACCGTTTGATCGACGTGACACACATTATTAACGCATCTAATACACGGGCAACGCCGTGACGGAACAGCtcgtttaacatattatatcttttattacagataacattgattatttttttagatcacttttaatattttcttttttgccTAGAAAAGAAGAGTAATTCTTCAATCGACGAATTAAATAATGCAGTTATATGCTTTGTAAATTCAAGTGTTTTTTCAAAAGGGTAGTTACAACCATCATTTTCCTTCATGTTGATTAAGGTTAATTAATGTTGAATAGAGCACTTGTCAGATTTTGTTACTGGATGCTAATTTTTCAATACAAGACATATTGAGTTAATTGAGAACAAACCCATTCTCTTATATATGCTACACTATTTGCTGTTTCGCTATTCATAAGAatgtagttaatatttatattactaagaAAATcttcataattatttgaaaaatcagAATCACTATCCGCCAGGCTATGTAATTGTACTTTATTATTCAATCTTAGGTCTTTGAATAATACTAAAAACTGTGATGCATCTTTTTCACAATTAGCATTATTAGATGGATTAATTAGCATGTTGCACATATACATCCAAATTACTGAAAAAAGAGAAGATATAACTGCTAAAAAATTTGATGAATGTGTTACACCATATttcaatcttaataaatatttataaacaacaaatttaaaatgtaataatttgtattaaattagattattaataaatgcttgtatatattataatttatataatgtatagttgaATGGAATGAATATATAACTTACAATTTCCTATTAGGATTCCTGTTGGGTACataattttttggtttaaaattgtttgaacaAGTACTAAAATTTAGACTCTGATGTAAATGTCCAAAAGTACtcataactttatttaattttgaattgtttgCAATCTTAACCCATTCTTGAgaactgttatttatattattaaaaataatatttctagtgTTATATGATTTATGAGTAATTTTCATAAGAAACAgctacttatacatattatatgaatgtcTTTTGGAAATGAATGAAAAGACAACTTCTGTTgaccatttataatatatttacaatttcttatagtgcatatttttttagacatCATTGTTAAGCACTTGAAACTAATACATTTAACTAATAACTACTACTTACTAGTTAagttataaagtaataactatgcAGTGTTAACTTATGAGTTTTGTTAATTGATaccaaattaacaatatatgtaatatacctaatatttatagtaatatattacatatgatATCATgatctacataaatattatagtattaatttgtagttatatttaaaatcggcagaaattatcataatttttttaaggagtaaaattaggtaattttaattcCATTCTCGGAGGAATTTGATAAGACCGGTCACCAGGTATTACAGTAGTAAGTGTCCCgttttgtatgtaatatttggTATAAGATCTTTACAACATTGTTAGATTGTTTTGCTAAATTCTTTTTTATTCTCCCCCCCTCCTTTGAAAAAGTTACATGAGAACTATATTGCAAGAATGTATCTATTCCTTTTTCTGAACATGTTTTGTACTTCCCATGGACTCttaaagcatttaaagttaCAGTATTGTCATCAATATTAATACTACCTAGTgctatagttatagtataatagtgctgaattatatgtataaaaatgtatgaatgacaaattatatttataaaggacattaacttattattgattcattaaaacCCTACACTGCgcaaattaatataactttaatttttgaaattcaaaattaatatttgttccaTGTATGGAACTATACGCGCTTAGTGGTTATAAaaacgccatacccgcatgcgttgtctgtcttactaacgtatttACGTATATCATAACAAATTAAACCTATATAACGTTATCTTAACGTTTCATCGTGATAACTAAGTAATGATAAACATGTCTACTTTCAAATTAAACAGCCGTGATAGAAATACTAACGGTAATTTAAgagttatgataataaatataaactgttccatatatatatatatatatatatatatgcgcagtgtagtttatttgtttaataattgattatacagCCTAGCCctagtaaattatattgttgCCAAATTATAGACAAATCTACATTAACCAGATTTTCCAGctgtttatttgaaattaatttagattggtatatttatatattggaaTAATGGTccagtaaaatattatctatagccatgtaaatattaacttattttatattgtaaaattattttttaacaaggtAGTCGTTGTCTTATTTGAAAACTTGGTTTACCaacgtttcatttttattacctcTTGTGATTAgtgattaaagaaaaaaaatggaattttaaaataatatataaaaaacatgacATGATTTTCAGATTAGAAAACTATCCAAAAATGAGTCAACCACAACAGAGTCAACTACAACAGAGTCAACCACAACAGAGTCAACTACAACAGAGTCAACCACAACAGAGTCAACCGCAACAGAGTCAACCACAACAGAGTCAACCACAACAGAGTCAACTACAACAGAGTCAACCACAACAGAGTCAACTACAACAGAGTCAACCACAACAGAGTCAACCGCAACAGAGTCAACCACAACAGAGTCAACCACAACAGAGTCAACCGCAACAGAGTCAATCACAACAGAGTCAACCACGACAGAGAGGATGTCTATACCACAATTCAAAGGAGGATTGCATATTGAACGGAGcctttgatttatttatgaatgGTTCATTTCCCGAAGATAAAAACAGGATACGCTTTAAATATCTTCCATTTCAACGTGTTATAAGAGAAGTTGTTCCACCGATGGCTATTAATTTCGGAAAAGTTATGGATTTTTCTGTACCAGATTATAGTAAgctcatttataaaaatagttaataataattcacttaatacttatacattttttaagttattaatataatttttttttcagtagtcAATCATATTAGCGCCAAATTTTATTTGTCATTAATCGATCTTCAACGAATGAACCTAACAAACATATCATATGATAAAAAGCAGTCTTTCCAATTACAGATCCGTATTGGACAAAAATTGTCTGGGATAAGAGATTTTTCAGAAATATTACCAAAACCAATAGAAATGTGGATCAATTCTAGGAAAATTATTTTGGATGACAGACAAAGCCCTATATATGTTGGTGTTTTTGATTATTTGCACTTAGATACTGTTAATACTAATATGATTACAATGATTTGGCCTGAGTGTtcagaaacatattttttggtaGCTCATTTGGTTGAAGTACTTAATATCGAAGAAATGGTGGAAGACATTAAAATGAATAACGATCGATATTTTTCGGCATTAACTACAAAACGAAAAGTTATggacattttgaaaaatgttgatactGGTAGTTCAGCTGTGGCAGGCTGTAGATTATCTCTTTTATGtccaataaataaatcaaaaataaaattgcctGCCAAATCTGTCAAATGTGCTC encodes the following:
- the LOC132924931 gene encoding E3 SUMO-protein ligase PIAS2-like, translating into MIFRLENYPKMSQPQQSQLQQSQPQQSQLQQSQPQQSQPQQSQPQQSQPQQSQLQQSQPQQSQLQQSQPQQSQPQQSQPQQSQPQQSQPQQSQSQQSQPRQRGCLYHNSKEDCILNGAFDLFMNGSFPEDKNRIRFKYLPFQRVIREVVPPMAINFGKVMDFSVPDYIVNHISAKFYLSLIDLQRMNLTNISYDKKQSFQLQIRIGQKLSGIRDFSEILPKPIEMWINSRKIILDDRQSPIYVGVFDYLHLDTVNTNMITMIWPECSETYFLVAHLVEVLNIEEMVEDIKMNNDRYFSALTTKRKVMDILKNVDTGSSAVAGCRLSLLCPINKSKIKLPAKSVKCAHLHCFDLEAYISLNRIKNTWICPICKKSCLLADLNIDELVLFFINSLKVPKHCEEIQIYANGKWKPSISHGGSLEDVQTTSCGPSKKTILEIDLTNLDDEDLDNNVKTVLPITSAGNSNYIRPSTSTNTTTHTEEDKVDDTPILTYIESITIVKILPPSDLNRLVETRIRQPQ